In Aegilops tauschii subsp. strangulata cultivar AL8/78 chromosome 3, Aet v6.0, whole genome shotgun sequence, one genomic interval encodes:
- the LOC109754254 gene encoding CBL-interacting protein kinase 30-like — MAMEKNQDSKVIMGRYKLGRLLGRGSFAKVYKAHNISTGEVVAIKVFDKEAVHRSGTVEQVKREVDVMRRVHHPNVVRLHEVMATRSRIYFVMEYASGGELFDRLAKSTRFPEPVARRYFQQLVTAVEFCHSRGVYHRDLKPENLLLDAHGNLKVSDFGLSALADGASRHRGDALLHTTCGTPAYVAPEVILKRGYDGAKADIWSCGVILFVLLAGRLPFHDTNLVLLYKRIARSDYQCPAWFSIDARKLLARLLDPNPNTRITITNLMARTWFQKDSCPLNDKPLDTSETAVFLGKEAGGHHDDDQPEGATRKRKRSKVTASSPTISVRPSSMNAFDIISRSSVLDLAKMFDAEHKTSEARFSSKETTTAIVSKLGKIAEAGRFSFKLNKEKGRVELEGSQDGRKRALALEAEIFEVAPSVHVVEMRKTGGDSLEFQDFYKQELKPSLGDIVWAWQGGDSPPPTLTPAVPRSNTNS, encoded by the exons ATGGCCATGGAGAAGAACCAAGATTCCAAAGTGATCATGGGCCGGTACAAGCTGGGCCGTCTTCTAGGCCGTGGCAGCTTTGCCAAGGTTTACAAGGCCCATAACATCTCCACCGGCGAGGTCGTGGCCATCAAGGTGTTCGACAAGGAGGCCGTGCACCGGTCCGGCACGGTGGAGCAGGTGAAGCGCGAGGTGGACGTGATGCGGCGGGTGCACCACCCAAACGTCGTCCGCCTCCACGAGGTGATGGCCACGCGCTCCAGGATCTACTTTGTCATGGAATACGCGAGCGGCGGCGAGCTCTTTGATCGCCTCGCCAAGAGCACGCGCTTCCCGGAGCCCGTCGCTCGCCGCTACTTTCAGCAGCTGGTCACGGCCGTGGAGTTCTGCCACAGCCGTGGCGTCTACCACCGTGACCTCAAGCCCGAGAACCTCCTCCTCGACGCGCACGGCAACCTTAAGGTCTCCGACTTCGGGCTCAGCGCGCTCGCGGACGGCGCCTCCCGCCATCGCGGTGACGCCCTCTTGCACACGACGTGCGGCACGCCGGCGTACGTCGCTCCCGAG GTGATCCTGAAGCGTGGCTATGACGGCGCAAAGGCGGACATCTGGTCGTGCGGCGTGATCCTCTTCGTGCTCCTGGCAGGCCGCCTCCCTTTCCACGACACCAACCTCGTGCTCCTGTACAAGAGGATCGCACGGAGCGACTACCAGTGCCCCGCATGGTTCTCCATCGACGCGCGCAAGCTCCTTGCCCGGCTGCTCGACCCGAACCCCAATACCCGGATCACCATCACCAACCTCATGGCCCGGACCTGGTTCCAGAAAGACTCCTGCCCCCTCAACGACAAGCCCCTCGACACGAGCGAAACGGCGGTGTTCCTCGGCAAGGAAGCCGGGGGACATCACGACGACGACCAACCGGAGGGCGCCACCCGGAAGAGGAAGAGATCCAAGGTGACCGCGTCGTCGCCAACCATCAGCGTGAGGCCATCGAGCATGAACGCCTTCGACATCATCTCGCGGTCGAGCGTGCTGGACCTGGCCAAGATGTTCGACGCGGAGCACAAGACGTCGGAGGCCCGGTTCTCCAGCAAGGAGACCACGACGGCGATCGTGTCCAAGCTGGGGAAGATCGCGGAGGCGGGGAGGTTCAGCTTTAAGCTCAACAAGGAGAAGGGGAGAGTGGAGCTGGAGGGGAGCCAGGACGGCCGGAAAAGGGCGCTGGCCCTGGAGGCGGAGATCTTCGAGGTGGCGCCGTCGGTGCACGTGGTGGAGATGAGGAAGACGGGCGGCGACTCGCTGGAGTTCCAGGACTTCTACAAGCAGGAGCTCAAGCCGTCGCTGGGCGATATCGTGTGGGCGTGGCAGGGAGGTGACTCGCCGCCACCAACGCTCACGCCGGCGGTGCCTAGGTCAAACACGAATTCCTGA
- the LOC109754244 gene encoding CBL-interacting protein kinase 19, giving the protein MGKNICPPKPRAPAQPCSTGQSHREDGEQSKREIVFAEPLSSPPSRPAAPPPPPPNPHSPRLPAHRHHPSMAAIKPPPPDRPPQAARLPSPSSSSSAVAAAKRGATGSRGLLMGRYELGRVLGKGTFAKVYHARHVQTGESVAIKVLDREKAVRSGLVSHIKREIAVLRRVRHPNIVHLFEVMATKTKIYFVMELVRGGELFSRVSKGRLKEDIARRYFQHLISAVGFCHTRGVFHRDLKPENLLVDEAGNLKVSDFGLSAVAEPFQPEGLLHTFCGTPAYVAPEVLARRGYEGAKADIWSCGVILFVLMAGYLPFHDQNLMAMYRKVYKGEFRCPRWFSKDLTSLIMRFLDTNPSTRITLPEVMESRWFKKGFRPVKFYIEDDQLYNVIDAENDMLDLGLPDPLPQPLLPPPSSPSPQEVDGDDSGSESDASVVSCPATSSFEERHRLRGPLPRPASLNAFDIISFSRGFNLSGLFEEKGDEVRFISSEPMSGIITKLEEIANVKSFAVRKKDWRVSLEGTREGVKGPLTICAEIFELTPSLVVVEVKKKAGDKEEYDDFCNKELKPGMQHLVHQMAPVPITPTISE; this is encoded by the coding sequence ATGGGAAAAAATATCTGCCCTCCCAAGCCGAGAGCCCCCGCCCAACCATGCTCCACGGGGCAGAGCCATAGAGAAGATGGAGAGCAGAGCAAACGAGAAATAGTTTTCGCAGAGCCGTTAAGCTCACCTCCTTCGAGGCCGGCtgctccacctccacctccacctaATCCCCATTCGCCTCGCCTCCCCGCCCACCGCCACCACCCGTCGATGGCGGCCatcaagccgccgccgcctgaccGGCCGCCGCAGGCCGCGCGGCTGCcgtccccttcctcctcctcctcggcggtggcggcggccaaGCGAGGCGCCACAGGCTCCCGCGGGCTGCTCATGGGGCGCTACGAGCTGGGCCGCGTCCTGGGCAAAGGCACCTTCGCCAAGGTGTACCACGCGCGGCACGTGCAGACCGGCGAGAGCGTGGCCATCAAGGTGCTCGACCGGGAGAAGGCCGTGCGGAGCGGCCTCGTCTCGCACATCAAGCGCGAGATCGCCGTGCTCCGCCGCGTGCGCCACCCCAACATCGTGCACCTCTTCGAGGTCATGGCCACCAAGACCAAGATCTACTTCGTCATGGAGCTCGTCCGCGGCGGCGAGCTCTTCTCCCGCGTCTCCAAGGGCCGCCTCAAGGAGGACATTGCGCGCCGCTACTTCCAGCACCTCATCTCCGCCGTCGGCTTCTGCCACACCCGCGGGGTCTTCCACCGGGACCTCAAGCCGGAGAACCTCCTCGTCGACGAGGCGGGCAACCTCAAGGTGTCCGACTTCGGCCTCTCCGCCGTCGCCGAGCCGTTCCAGCCAGAGGGTCTCCTCCACACCTTCTGCGGCACGCCGGCCTACGTCGCGCCCGAAGTCCTCGCCCGCCGTGGATACGAAGGCGCCAAGGCCGACATATGGTCCTGCGGTGTCATCCTCTTTGTTCTCATGGCCGGATACCTCCCTTTCCATGACCAGAACCTCATGGCCATGTACCGTAAGGTTTACAAGGGAGAGTTCCGATGTCCAAGGTGGTTCTCCAAGGACCTTACTAGCTTGATCATGCGTTTTCTTGACACAAACCCAAGCACCAGGATCACCTTGCCGGAGGTCATGGAGAGCCGGTGGTTCAAGAAAGGTTTCCGGCCAGTCAAGTTCTATATTGAAGATGACCAGCTGTACAACGTCATTGATGCCGAGAATGATATGCTCGACTTGGGTCTCCCTGACCCTCTTCCTCAACCATTGCTTCCTCCACCTTCATCTCCATCTCCGCAAGAAGTTGATGGAGATGACTCAGGGTCAGAATCCGACGCATCAGTCGTGTCCTGCCCTGCCACATCGTCATTTGAAGAGCGCCACAGGCTCCGCGGGCCACTCCCACGCCCCGCAAGCCTTAACGCGTTTGATATCATATCATTCTCAAGGGGATTCAACTTGTCGGGGCTGTTTGAGGAAAAAGGGGACGAGGTGAGATTCATCTCGAGTGAACCTATGTCGGGCATTATAACGAAATTAGAGGAGATCGCAAATGTGAAGAGCTTCGCGGTGCGGAAGAAGGATTGGCGGGTGAGCCTAGAGGGCACAAGGGAAGGGGTTAAGGGGCCACTAACAATCTGCGCGGAGATATTTGAACTCACACCCTCCCTTGTAGTAGTGGAGGTAAAAAAGAAGGCGGGGGATAAGGAAGAGTATGATGATTTCTGCAACAAGGAATTGAAGCCAGGAATGCAGCATCTTGTGCACCAGATGGCCCCAGTTCCAATTACACCTACCATTTCTGAGTAG